A stretch of DNA from Streptomyces sp. NBC_01197:
ACTGCCCCACATGCGCCGACGCCGCCGCGGACACCTGATGGCCGTCACCTCCATGGGCGGGCTCATGGCCGTGCCCGGCATGTCCGCCTACTGCGGCAGCAAGTTCGCCCTGGAAGGCATCCTGGAGGCGCTGGGCAAGGAAGTCGCGCACTTCGGAATCCATGTGACGGCGATCGAGCCCGGCTCCTTCCGCACCGACTGGGCCGGACGGTCCATGACACGTGCCGCGCGGACCGTCGACGACTACGACGAAATGTTCACCCCCATCCGCGAAGCGCGGCAGAAGGCCAGCGGGAACCAGCTGGGCAACCCGGCCAAGGCCGGGGAAGCGGTCGTGCGCATCACCTCGGTCGAGCAGCCGCCGGCCCACCTCGTCCTGGGCTCGGACGCGCTGCGACTGGTCACCGCCGCGCGTACGGCTGTGGACGAGGACATCCGCGCATGGGAGACGCTCTCCCGCACGACCGACTTCGCCGACGGTGCTCAGCTCTGATGCCCGGCCACCACCCAGCGCGGAGCCGACGCACCACCGAACGCAAGGGGGACGTCCGGGAGCGGGCCATCCTCGACACCTGCGAAGCCCTGCTGGCGCAAAAGGGCTACGACGCCATGACCGTCGGCGACATCGCGCAGGGCGCCGGCATCACACGCGGCGCCCTGTACTTCTACTTCGGCTCCAGGCAAGAAGTGGTCACGGCGCTCGTGGCCCGGACCGTCGAGCACCTGTGGGAACGGTCCCGGGTCACCGCGCAGACCGACGAGCCACGCCAGGCCATCGCGGCAGCCATGCAGCGCACGGTCGAGTTGTGGAACGAGCACGGCCTGGTCATGCGCACGGCC
This window harbors:
- a CDS encoding oxidoreductase → MEKRNWLITGVSTGLGRAFAQAALAAGHTLVGTVRSEEDLRAFEELRPGQAHGRILDVTDGDAVSGAVAEVERSVGPLDVVVANAGYGLEGTFEETPLAHVRRQFEVNVFGAVATLQAALPHMRRRRRGHLMAVTSMGGLMAVPGMSAYCGSKFALEGILEALGKEVAHFGIHVTAIEPGSFRTDWAGRSMTRAARTVDDYDEMFTPIREARQKASGNQLGNPAKAGEAVVRITSVEQPPAHLVLGSDALRLVTAARTAVDEDIRAWETLSRTTDFADGAQL
- a CDS encoding TetR/AcrR family transcriptional regulator; the protein is MPGHHPARSRRTTERKGDVRERAILDTCEALLAQKGYDAMTVGDIAQGAGITRGALYFYFGSRQEVVTALVARTVEHLWERSRVTAQTDEPRQAIAAAMQRTVELWNEHGLVMRTAIDLSLTVPEIGELWSHTADLFIAAITAVLERAGIQAGAEPDQASAMARALCWMIERTFYHASQESREKLQEASATCEHIWLTSAGLTT